A DNA window from Pseudomonas tohonis contains the following coding sequences:
- the murI gene encoding glutamate racemase, with amino-acid sequence MPDQAPVGVFDSGVGGLSVLREIRALLPSESLMYVADSGHIPYGEKSQEFIRERSLAITRFLLEQGAKALVLACNTATVAAVADLRERYPQLPIVGMEPAVKPAAAATRSGVVGVLATTGTLKSAKFAALLDRFANDVRVVTQPCPGLVERIEAGELDGEATRALLWSYVQPLLAEGCDTLILGCTHYPFLRPLLAGMVPESVRLVDTGAAVARQLQRLLEARGLLARGPAQGCRFWSSGEPSALQNVLPKLWGDEAVCVADLGF; translated from the coding sequence ATGCCTGACCAGGCTCCCGTCGGCGTCTTCGACTCCGGCGTCGGCGGCCTGTCGGTGCTGCGCGAAATCCGCGCGTTGCTGCCGAGTGAATCCCTGATGTACGTGGCCGACAGTGGCCATATCCCCTACGGCGAGAAGAGCCAGGAGTTCATTCGCGAGCGCAGCTTGGCGATCACCCGCTTCCTGCTGGAGCAGGGCGCCAAGGCCCTGGTGCTGGCGTGCAACACCGCCACCGTGGCCGCGGTCGCGGACCTGCGGGAGCGTTATCCACAGCTGCCCATCGTCGGCATGGAGCCGGCGGTGAAGCCCGCCGCCGCCGCCACCCGTTCCGGCGTGGTAGGCGTGCTGGCCACCACCGGCACCCTCAAGAGCGCCAAGTTCGCCGCCCTGCTCGATCGCTTCGCCAATGACGTGCGCGTGGTCACCCAGCCCTGCCCGGGCCTGGTGGAACGCATCGAGGCGGGTGAGCTGGATGGCGAGGCGACCCGTGCGCTGCTCTGGAGCTACGTGCAGCCGCTGCTGGCCGAGGGCTGCGACACGCTGATCCTCGGCTGTACCCATTACCCCTTCCTGCGCCCGTTGCTGGCCGGCATGGTGCCCGAGTCGGTGCGCCTGGTGGACACCGGCGCGGCCGTGGCGCGGCAGCTGCAACGGCTGCTCGAGGCGCGCGGACTGCTGGCGCGCGGGCCGGCGCAAGGCTGTCGTTTCTGGAGCAGTGGAGAGCCTTCGGCACTGCAGAATGTGCTGCCGAAACTCTGGGGTGACGAGGCTGTTTGCGTGGCGGATCTCGGCTTTTAA
- a CDS encoding acyloxyacyl hydrolase — MKKLFSMVAIAAVCVGQSVAAQAADVSLDVGQTGESTMVYRLATQFDFSSSWFQTDVGRLTGYWDAGYTYWDGDETSSNHSISFAPVFVYEFAGETVKPYVEAGIGVALFANTELENNELGSSFQFEDRIGAGLRFSNQEVGIRAIHYSNAGIKQPNDGVEAYSLHYRVSF; from the coding sequence ATGAAGAAACTGTTCTCTATGGTCGCGATTGCGGCCGTTTGCGTAGGGCAGAGTGTCGCGGCGCAGGCTGCGGATGTTTCTCTCGATGTTGGTCAGACTGGCGAATCGACCATGGTCTACCGCCTCGCTACCCAGTTCGATTTCTCCAGCAGCTGGTTCCAGACCGACGTGGGTCGACTGACCGGCTACTGGGATGCGGGCTACACCTACTGGGATGGCGACGAGACCTCCAGCAACCACAGCATTTCCTTCGCCCCGGTATTCGTCTACGAATTCGCCGGCGAAACCGTGAAGCCCTATGTCGAAGCCGGTATCGGCGTCGCCCTGTTCGCCAACACCGAACTGGAGAACAACGAGCTGGGCTCCTCCTTCCAGTTCGAAGACCGCATCGGCGCCGGCCTGCGCTTCAGCAACCAGGAAGTCGGCATCCGTGCCATCCACTACTCCAACGCCGGCATCAAGCAGCCGAACGATGGGGTAGAGGCCTACAGCCTGCACTACCGCGTTTCCTTCTAA
- a CDS encoding DUF1365 domain-containing protein, protein MNSALYSGWVRHRRHEPRAHAFRYRIGLLYLDLDEQEQVLGLSPLAGTGRFAPFAFRERDFLPQFTRSGMRLAEAVRQRVGEALGRRPEGAIRLLAQARSWGLAFNPATFFYCHDAEGRLMAILCEVTNTPWRERYHYVVPAQGEGHQRVRVDKAFHVSPFLPRELEYRMAFSPVGQRLAVHMEDWQGETRLFDATLDLERCELDRASLHRYLATFPWMTAKTVLGIYWQALRLLLKRLPLFSHQAADGAYRVATTHSKERIHEEP, encoded by the coding sequence GTGAACAGCGCCCTCTACAGCGGCTGGGTCAGGCACCGGCGGCACGAGCCCCGGGCCCACGCCTTCCGCTACCGCATCGGCCTGCTGTACCTGGACCTGGACGAACAGGAGCAGGTGCTCGGCCTCTCTCCGCTCGCCGGAACGGGGCGTTTCGCGCCCTTCGCCTTTCGCGAGCGCGACTTCCTGCCGCAGTTCACCCGCTCCGGCATGCGCCTCGCCGAGGCCGTGCGCCAGCGCGTCGGCGAGGCCCTGGGGCGGCGCCCCGAAGGCGCAATCCGCCTGCTGGCCCAGGCGCGCAGCTGGGGGCTGGCCTTCAACCCGGCGACCTTTTTCTACTGCCATGACGCCGAGGGACGGCTGATGGCGATCCTCTGCGAGGTCACCAATACGCCCTGGCGCGAGCGTTACCACTACGTGGTGCCGGCGCAGGGCGAGGGGCACCAGCGGGTGCGGGTCGACAAGGCCTTCCATGTCTCGCCCTTCCTGCCCCGCGAGCTGGAGTACCGCATGGCTTTCAGCCCGGTGGGCCAGCGCCTGGCGGTGCACATGGAGGACTGGCAGGGCGAGACGCGACTGTTCGACGCGACCCTCGACCTGGAGCGCTGCGAGCTCGACCGCGCCAGCCTGCACCGCTACCTCGCCACCTTTCCCTGGATGACGGCCAAGACCGTCCTGGGCATCTATTGGCAGGCCCTGCGCCTGCTGCTCAAACGCCTGCCACTGTTCTCCCACCAGGCGGCAGACGGCGCCTACCGCGTCGCCACCACGCATTCGAAGGAGCGTATCCATGAAGAGCCATAG
- a CDS encoding nuclear transport factor 2 family protein, translating into MSAFLHRFAEDFARLDRDNLALLDTLYSEDAQFTDPLHHVEGLPAIRQYFAGLYENVSDLSFRFHGHDPVGEGEGYLRWTMTYRHPRLDGGRPIAVEGCSHLRWGERVHYHRDYFDAGALLYEHVPLLRGAIALLKRRLG; encoded by the coding sequence ATGAGCGCCTTCCTGCACCGCTTCGCCGAGGACTTCGCCCGCCTGGATCGCGACAACCTCGCGCTGCTCGACACGCTGTACAGCGAGGACGCGCAGTTCACCGACCCGCTGCACCATGTCGAAGGCCTGCCCGCCATCCGCCAGTACTTCGCCGGGCTCTACGAGAACGTCAGCGACCTGAGTTTCCGCTTCCATGGCCACGACCCGGTCGGCGAGGGCGAAGGCTACCTGCGCTGGACCATGACCTACCGCCACCCGCGCCTGGACGGTGGCCGCCCCATCGCGGTCGAGGGCTGCTCGCACCTGCGCTGGGGCGAGCGGGTGCATTACCACCGCGACTACTTCGATGCCGGCGCGCTGCTCTACGAGCATGTGCCACTGCTGCGCGGCGCCATCGCGCTGCTCAAGAGGCGACTGGGATGA
- a CDS encoding YbgA family protein — MSQDAPAHPKPRLGISACLLGEPVRFNGGHKESRLCSRTLARYFDFVPVCPEVAIGLGTPREAIRLVGDPAMPRAVNRDGSRDLSEPLTAYGERMAGELDDLCGYIFMQKSPSCGLHRVKVYQANGIPAEEGGRGLFTEAFCKRHPELPVEEEGRLCDPVLRENFLTRVFACARWRALCASGLTRRGILEFHARYKYQLMAHDPQQYHALGRLLGDIGKHAPEKFGPPYFRQLMAALARCATRGTHSNVLQHISGYLKGSLGRDEKAEMQRLIEQYRNGIVPLVVPLTLLKHHFARHPDPYIAQQAYLQPHPEDLSLRNAI; from the coding sequence ATGTCACAGGACGCCCCTGCACACCCCAAGCCCCGGCTCGGCATCAGCGCCTGCCTTCTCGGCGAGCCGGTGCGGTTCAATGGCGGTCACAAGGAGTCCCGCCTGTGCAGCCGCACCCTGGCCCGCTATTTCGACTTCGTGCCGGTCTGCCCGGAAGTCGCCATCGGCCTGGGCACGCCGCGCGAGGCCATTCGCCTGGTCGGTGATCCGGCGATGCCGCGCGCCGTCAACCGCGACGGCTCGCGTGACCTGAGCGAGCCGCTGACCGCCTACGGCGAGCGCATGGCCGGGGAACTGGACGACCTGTGCGGCTACATCTTCATGCAGAAGTCCCCCTCCTGCGGGCTGCACCGCGTGAAGGTCTACCAGGCCAATGGCATCCCTGCCGAGGAAGGCGGGCGCGGCCTGTTCACCGAGGCGTTCTGCAAGCGCCACCCGGAGCTGCCGGTGGAAGAGGAAGGCCGCCTCTGCGACCCGGTGCTGCGGGAGAACTTCCTCACCCGCGTATTCGCCTGCGCGCGCTGGCGGGCGCTCTGCGCCAGCGGCCTGACCCGTCGCGGCATCCTCGAATTCCATGCCCGCTACAAGTACCAGCTGATGGCCCACGACCCGCAGCAGTACCACGCCCTCGGCCGCCTGCTGGGCGATATCGGCAAGCACGCGCCGGAGAAATTCGGCCCGCCCTACTTCCGCCAGCTCATGGCCGCCCTGGCCCGCTGCGCCACCCGGGGCACCCACAGCAACGTGCTGCAGCACATCAGCGGCTACCTGAAGGGCAGCCTGGGCCGGGACGAGAAGGCCGAAATGCAGCGCCTGATCGAGCAGTACCGCAACGGCATCGTGCCGCTGGTGGTGCCGCTGACCCTGCTCAAGCATCACTTCGCCCGCCATCCGGATCCCTACATCGCGCAGCAGGCCTACCTGCAGCCGCACCCCGAAGACCTCAGCCTGCGCAACGCCATCTAG
- the phrB gene encoding deoxyribodipyrimidine photo-lyase — MRQLMWFRCDLRVQDNTALSAAMAAGPTLALYLITPGQWLEHDDAPAKVDFWLRNLVALQAELARLNVPLLVRHAEHWDQAAEAVARLCHEHQVGAVHVNEEYGIHESARDAAVKARLQADDVRLRSHLDQLLFKPGSVLTKSDGYFQVFSQFRKVCYARLHAALPACAPAPAVQAPLEIEGDAIPASVQGFATPATPLLALWPAGEAHALQRLEAFTDQQIEHYQDQRDFPARPGTSQLSPYLAAGVLSPRQCLHAALRSNQGEFESGNAGAVTWINELLWREFYKHILVGYPRVSRHRAFRPETEALRWRDAPEELHAWQQGRTGIPIVDAAMRQLLATGWMHNRLRMVVAMFLTKNLLIDWREGERWFMRHLIDGDLAANNGGWQWSASTGTDAAPYFRIFNPVSQSQRFDPQGVFIRQWVPELAGLDARDIHDPAARGGLFLPAGYPQPMVDLSSSRDRAIAAFRNLPKVAA; from the coding sequence ATGCGCCAATTGATGTGGTTCCGTTGCGACCTTCGCGTTCAGGACAACACCGCCTTGTCCGCCGCGATGGCAGCCGGGCCGACCCTCGCTCTCTACCTGATCACGCCCGGGCAGTGGCTGGAACACGACGACGCCCCCGCCAAGGTGGACTTCTGGTTGCGCAACCTCGTCGCGCTCCAGGCCGAGCTGGCACGCCTGAACGTGCCGTTGCTGGTGCGCCACGCCGAGCACTGGGACCAGGCCGCGGAAGCCGTCGCCCGCCTCTGTCATGAACACCAGGTCGGCGCCGTCCACGTCAACGAGGAGTACGGCATCCACGAGAGCGCCCGCGACGCGGCGGTGAAGGCGCGGCTGCAGGCGGACGACGTGCGCCTGCGCAGCCACCTCGACCAGCTGCTGTTCAAGCCCGGCAGCGTGCTGACCAAGAGCGACGGCTACTTCCAGGTCTTCAGCCAGTTCCGCAAGGTCTGCTATGCACGGCTGCACGCCGCCCTGCCCGCCTGTGCGCCGGCGCCCGCCGTGCAGGCCCCGCTGGAGATCGAGGGCGACGCGATCCCCGCATCGGTCCAGGGCTTCGCCACCCCCGCCACCCCACTGCTGGCACTCTGGCCGGCCGGCGAGGCACATGCCCTCCAGCGCCTCGAAGCCTTCACCGACCAGCAGATCGAGCACTACCAGGACCAACGCGACTTCCCCGCCCGCCCCGGCACCAGCCAGCTGTCGCCCTACCTCGCCGCAGGCGTGCTGTCGCCGCGCCAATGCCTGCATGCCGCGCTGCGCAGCAACCAGGGCGAGTTCGAATCGGGCAACGCCGGCGCCGTCACCTGGATCAACGAGCTGCTCTGGCGCGAGTTCTACAAGCACATCCTGGTGGGCTACCCGCGCGTCAGCCGGCATCGCGCCTTCCGCCCCGAAACCGAGGCGCTGCGCTGGCGCGACGCACCGGAGGAGCTGCACGCCTGGCAGCAGGGGCGTACCGGCATCCCCATCGTCGACGCGGCGATGCGCCAGTTGCTGGCCACCGGCTGGATGCACAACCGCCTGCGCATGGTGGTGGCCATGTTCCTCACCAAGAACCTGCTGATCGACTGGCGCGAGGGCGAGCGCTGGTTCATGCGTCACCTGATCGACGGCGACCTGGCCGCCAACAATGGCGGCTGGCAGTGGAGCGCCTCCACCGGCACCGACGCAGCGCCCTACTTCCGCATCTTCAACCCGGTCAGCCAGTCCCAGCGCTTCGACCCGCAAGGCGTGTTCATCCGCCAATGGGTGCCGGAGCTGGCCGGCCTGGACGCCAGGGACATCCACGACCCGGCCGCCCGTGGCGGGCTGTTCCTGCCGGCAGGTTATCCACAGCCCATGGTCGACCTCTCCTCCAGCCGCGACCGTGCCATCGCCGCCTTCCGCAACCTGCCCAAGGTGGCCGCATGA
- a CDS encoding SDR family NAD(P)-dependent oxidoreductase, translated as MNTTRRIWLTGASSGIGAELAELLLRDGHRLALSARRSGPLETLQQRFPEQVLLVPGDLTDAAQVTAMGERIARHWGALDCAILNAGTCEYLEAGQFDADLVERVVAANLLAPARCIEAALPLLRKGERPHLVGVVSAVTHFALPRAEAYGASKAGLRYLLESLRVDLAHEGLDVTLVSPGFVDTPLTQRNDFPMPMRWSTQRAAHHIVRRLEQRPLEIAFPGPFILALRLLARLPARMRLALGRRLARNGAPQ; from the coding sequence ATGAACACGACCCGACGTATCTGGCTGACCGGCGCCAGCAGCGGGATCGGCGCCGAACTGGCCGAACTGCTGCTCCGGGACGGGCACCGGCTCGCCCTCAGCGCCCGCCGCAGTGGCCCCCTGGAAACCCTGCAGCAACGCTTCCCCGAGCAGGTGCTGCTGGTGCCGGGCGACCTGACCGACGCCGCCCAGGTCACCGCCATGGGCGAACGCATCGCCCGGCACTGGGGCGCGCTGGACTGCGCGATCCTCAACGCCGGTACCTGCGAATACCTGGAGGCCGGGCAGTTCGACGCCGACCTGGTCGAGCGCGTGGTAGCGGCCAACCTGCTCGCCCCGGCGCGCTGCATCGAGGCCGCCCTGCCCCTGCTGCGCAAGGGCGAACGGCCGCACCTGGTCGGCGTGGTCAGCGCCGTCACCCACTTCGCCCTGCCGCGCGCCGAAGCCTATGGTGCCTCCAAGGCCGGCTTGCGCTACCTGCTGGAATCCCTGCGCGTGGACCTGGCCCACGAAGGCCTCGACGTCACGCTGGTCAGCCCAGGCTTCGTCGACACGCCGCTGACCCAGCGCAATGACTTCCCCATGCCCATGCGCTGGTCGACGCAACGCGCCGCGCACCACATCGTCCGGCGGCTCGAGCAGCGGCCGCTGGAAATCGCCTTCCCGGGCCCCTTCATCCTCGCCCTGCGCCTGCTCGCCCGGCTGCCGGCGCGGATGCGCCTGGCCCTGGGCCGACGCCTGGCCCGTAACGGAGCTCCCCAATGA
- a CDS encoding YkgJ family cysteine cluster protein: MNSSHIPLRQLPATPAVTCSTCAACCCQLEVMLITDTGVPERFIETDEWGGDVMARLDDGWCAALDRDTMLCSIYENRPLICREFEMGEADCLEERRGIDSAYGRAV; encoded by the coding sequence ATGAATTCCTCGCACATCCCCCTCAGGCAATTGCCTGCCACCCCCGCTGTCACCTGCTCCACCTGCGCCGCCTGCTGCTGCCAGCTGGAGGTGATGCTGATCACCGACACCGGCGTGCCCGAACGCTTCATCGAGACGGATGAGTGGGGCGGCGACGTCATGGCGCGCCTGGACGACGGCTGGTGCGCCGCGCTGGACCGCGACACCATGCTTTGCAGCATCTACGAGAACCGCCCGCTGATCTGCCGCGAATTCGAGATGGGCGAGGCCGATTGCCTGGAAGAACGCCGGGGCATCGACAGCGCCTATGGGCGCGCGGTCTGA
- a CDS encoding MerR family transcriptional regulator, with protein sequence MDEHDDTPLDGDFQEALARGLLPIRDVSRLTGVNPVTLRAWERRYGLVLPQRTAKGHRLYAPEHVARIRAVLTWLDRGVPVGQVKGLLRGGQHAALAPSSLWDEQRHQLLEAIAALAERRLDERFNAALSIYPPLTLCLQLLLPLLETLEERWRDAYGARLERVFFNAWLRSKLGARIYHNNRQHGGAPLLLLNPCEHPMAPGLWLSAWLASNAGCAVEVLEWPIPPAELPLAVARLEPRALLLYAEQALNGTSLARLLADPGCPLVLAGPAVHIHQRELEELASQGIRPHLADDPVAALQTLTSLGLLGRHEDLPCAN encoded by the coding sequence ATGGACGAACACGACGACACCCCACTCGACGGCGATTTCCAGGAAGCCCTGGCCCGCGGCCTGCTGCCCATCCGCGACGTATCGCGACTCACCGGCGTCAACCCGGTGACCCTGCGCGCCTGGGAGCGCCGCTACGGCCTGGTGCTGCCCCAGCGCACCGCCAAGGGCCACCGCCTCTATGCGCCCGAGCACGTGGCGCGCATCCGCGCGGTGCTCACCTGGCTCGACCGCGGCGTCCCCGTGGGCCAGGTGAAAGGCCTGCTGCGTGGTGGCCAGCATGCCGCCCTGGCCCCCTCGTCGCTGTGGGACGAGCAGCGCCACCAGTTGCTGGAAGCCATCGCCGCCCTGGCCGAACGGCGCCTCGACGAACGCTTCAACGCAGCGCTATCGATCTACCCGCCGCTCACCCTCTGCCTGCAGTTGCTGCTGCCCTTGCTCGAGACGCTGGAAGAGCGCTGGCGCGATGCCTACGGCGCGCGCCTGGAGCGGGTGTTCTTCAACGCCTGGCTGCGCAGCAAGCTGGGGGCCCGCATCTACCACAACAACCGCCAGCATGGCGGTGCCCCGCTGCTGCTGCTGAACCCCTGCGAGCACCCCATGGCGCCCGGCCTGTGGCTGAGCGCCTGGCTGGCGAGCAACGCCGGTTGCGCCGTGGAGGTACTGGAATGGCCGATACCACCGGCCGAGCTGCCCCTGGCCGTCGCCCGCCTCGAACCCCGCGCCCTGCTGCTCTATGCCGAGCAGGCCCTGAACGGCACCAGCCTGGCCCGCCTGCTGGCCGACCCCGGTTGCCCGCTGGTGCTGGCCGGGCCCGCCGTGCACATCCATCAGCGCGAGCTGGAGGAGCTGGCCAGCCAGGGCATCCGCCCCCATCTCGCCGACGACCCGGTCGCGGCCCTGCAAACCCTGACCAGCCTCGGACTGCTGGGCAGGCATGAGGATCTTCCATGCGCCAATTGA
- a CDS encoding SAM-dependent methyltransferase: MKSHSLGVKPGLFSNTGLAGGLLRRLVLAQLERLRHGQLTILEDGEERVYGDAQAELRARIEVQDPAVWPLVAANGSIGSGEAYIHGYWTTPDLTAVIRVFVANLDVLDGMERGLASLGRPLVQGLHWLNRNTRAGSRRNIAAHYDLGNDLFEQMLDPTMMYSAAQFASPDQGLEQAQLNKLARICRKLELKPDDHLLEIGTGWGSMALYAATHHGCRVTTTTLSREQYEYTCRRIEEQGLQSRVTVLLQDYRDLDGRFDKLVSIEMVEAVGHRFLPTYFSQCARLLKDDGLMLLQAITMRDQRYEQARRSVDFIQRYIFPGGALPSVQKMLEVITRDSDMNLLHMEDFGLHYARTLRHWHDNLRAARGRLEQLGYDETFYRLWEFYLCYCEGGFLERAIGTAQLLLAKPGARPSPLLGQLDA; the protein is encoded by the coding sequence ATGAAGAGCCATAGCCTCGGCGTCAAGCCGGGCCTGTTCAGCAATACCGGCCTGGCCGGCGGTCTGTTGCGCCGACTGGTGCTGGCCCAGCTGGAGCGCCTGCGCCACGGCCAGCTGACGATCCTGGAAGATGGCGAGGAGCGGGTCTACGGCGACGCACAGGCCGAGCTCCGGGCGCGTATCGAGGTGCAGGACCCGGCTGTCTGGCCGCTGGTGGCGGCCAACGGCTCCATCGGCTCGGGCGAGGCGTACATCCATGGCTACTGGACGACGCCGGACCTCACCGCAGTGATCCGCGTGTTCGTCGCCAACCTCGATGTGCTCGACGGCATGGAGCGCGGCCTGGCATCGCTGGGGCGCCCGCTGGTGCAGGGCCTGCACTGGCTCAACCGCAACACCCGGGCCGGCTCGCGGCGCAACATCGCCGCCCACTACGACCTGGGCAACGACCTGTTCGAGCAGATGCTCGACCCGACCATGATGTATTCCGCCGCGCAGTTCGCCAGCCCCGACCAGGGCCTGGAGCAGGCCCAGCTGAACAAGCTCGCGCGCATCTGCCGCAAGCTCGAACTCAAGCCCGACGACCACCTGCTGGAGATCGGCACCGGCTGGGGCAGCATGGCGCTCTACGCCGCCACCCACCATGGCTGCCGGGTGACCACCACCACGCTGTCCCGCGAGCAGTACGAATACACCTGCCGGCGCATTGAGGAACAGGGCCTGCAGTCGCGGGTCACCGTCCTGCTGCAGGACTACCGCGACCTCGATGGGCGCTTCGACAAGCTGGTCTCGATCGAGATGGTCGAGGCCGTCGGCCATCGCTTCCTGCCCACCTACTTCAGCCAGTGCGCGCGCCTGCTGAAAGACGACGGGCTGATGCTGCTGCAGGCCATCACCATGCGCGACCAGCGCTACGAGCAAGCCCGGCGCAGCGTCGACTTCATCCAGCGCTACATCTTCCCCGGCGGCGCCCTGCCCTCGGTGCAGAAGATGCTGGAGGTGATCACCCGCGACAGCGACATGAACCTGCTGCACATGGAGGACTTCGGCCTGCACTACGCGCGCACCCTGCGCCACTGGCACGACAACCTGCGCGCGGCGCGGGGCCGCCTGGAACAGCTGGGCTACGACGAGACCTTCTACCGGCTCTGGGAGTTCTACCTGTGCTACTGCGAGGGCGGTTTCCTGGAGCGCGCCATCGGCACCGCCCAGTTGCTGCTCGCCAAGCCGGGCGCCCGTCCCTCCCCGCTGCTCGGCCAATTGGATGCCTAG
- a CDS encoding NAD(P)/FAD-dependent oxidoreductase: MKVAIIGSGISGLTCAWLLARQHDIQLFEASDWIGGHTHTVDVHLHGRDYAVDTGFIVFNDWTYPNFIRLMERLGVASQPTEMSFSVHDPASGLEYNGNNLNSLFAQRRNLLSPGFWGMLREILRFNHDAQADLDAGRINPAITLGDYLRLGGYGERFRDHYLVPMGAAIWSMPLEDMLAFPLQFFVRFFKNHGLLSVNDRPQWRVISGGSRSYVAPLTASFADRIRLSCPVTRVERDAEGVTLHSAAGSERFDKVVFACHSDQALALLAQPSATEAEVLGALPYADNEVVLHTDTRLLPSRPLAWASWNYRLGGPRQRPAAVTYNMNILQGIQAPETFCVSLNQGEAIDPARVLARFSYAHPQFSLEGVRAQARWEEINAKQHSYFCGAYWGNGFHEDGVVSALRVAREFGESL; the protein is encoded by the coding sequence ATGAAAGTCGCCATCATCGGCAGCGGCATTTCCGGTCTCACCTGCGCCTGGTTGCTGGCCCGCCAGCACGACATCCAGCTGTTCGAAGCCAGTGACTGGATCGGCGGCCACACCCACACGGTGGACGTGCACCTGCACGGGCGTGACTACGCCGTGGACACCGGCTTCATCGTCTTCAACGACTGGACCTACCCCAACTTCATCCGCCTGATGGAGCGCCTGGGCGTGGCCAGCCAACCCACCGAGATGAGCTTCTCGGTGCACGACCCGGCCAGCGGCCTGGAGTACAACGGCAACAACCTCAACAGCCTCTTCGCCCAGCGGCGCAACCTGCTCTCGCCGGGCTTCTGGGGCATGCTGCGGGAGATCCTGCGCTTCAACCACGACGCCCAGGCGGACCTCGACGCGGGCCGCATCAACCCCGCCATCACCCTCGGCGACTACCTGCGCCTGGGCGGTTATGGCGAGCGCTTCCGCGATCACTACCTGGTGCCGATGGGGGCGGCGATCTGGTCCATGCCGCTGGAAGACATGCTGGCCTTCCCGCTGCAGTTCTTCGTGCGCTTCTTCAAGAACCACGGCCTGCTCTCGGTCAACGACCGCCCGCAATGGCGGGTGATCAGCGGGGGCTCGCGCAGCTACGTGGCGCCACTGACGGCCAGCTTCGCCGACCGCATCCGCCTGTCCTGCCCGGTGACCCGGGTCGAGCGCGACGCCGAGGGCGTGACCCTGCACAGCGCCGCCGGCAGCGAGCGCTTCGACAAGGTGGTATTCGCCTGCCACAGCGACCAGGCACTGGCCCTGCTGGCCCAGCCGAGCGCGACCGAGGCCGAGGTGCTGGGCGCCCTGCCCTATGCCGACAACGAGGTGGTGCTGCACACCGACACGCGCCTGCTGCCGAGCCGGCCACTGGCCTGGGCCAGCTGGAACTACCGCCTGGGCGGCCCCCGCCAGCGCCCGGCGGCCGTGACCTACAACATGAACATCCTCCAGGGCATCCAGGCGCCGGAGACCTTCTGCGTCAGCCTCAACCAAGGCGAGGCCATCGACCCCGCGCGCGTCCTCGCCCGCTTCAGCTACGCCCATCCACAGTTCAGCCTCGAGGGCGTCCGCGCCCAGGCGCGCTGGGAGGAGATCAACGCCAAGCAGCACAGCTACTTCTGCGGTGCCTACTGGGGCAACGGCTTCCACGAGGATGGCGTGGTCAGCGCCCTGCGCGTGGCCCGCGAGTTCGGGGAGTCCCTGTGA
- a CDS encoding DUF2878 domain-containing protein yields MPRRLANAVLFQAGWFACLFAADQPLLLLVAPAILALHFLCIGSWAEDGRVVIAVALLGSLLDCLLLNLGLFDFGHGGRLIPPWLALLWALLGTTLNHCLAWTARPVWLAALLGAIAGPLSYLAGARLAGVGLPFGTLPSLLVLALIWAALLPSLHQLARRLRRPAPGN; encoded by the coding sequence ATGCCTAGGCGCCTGGCCAATGCGGTGCTGTTCCAGGCGGGCTGGTTCGCCTGCCTGTTCGCCGCCGACCAGCCACTCCTGCTGCTGGTGGCGCCGGCGATCCTGGCGCTGCATTTCCTCTGCATCGGCAGCTGGGCCGAGGACGGGCGCGTGGTGATCGCGGTGGCGTTGCTCGGCAGCCTGCTGGACTGCCTGCTGCTCAACCTGGGGCTCTTCGACTTCGGCCATGGCGGGCGCCTGATCCCGCCCTGGCTGGCGCTGCTCTGGGCGCTGCTGGGCACCACGCTGAACCACTGCCTGGCCTGGACCGCGCGCCCCGTGTGGCTCGCCGCCCTGCTGGGCGCCATCGCCGGGCCCTTGTCGTACCTGGCTGGCGCTCGCCTGGCGGGGGTCGGCCTGCCGTTCGGCACCCTGCCCAGCCTGCTGGTGCTGGCCCTGATCTGGGCGGCGCTGCTGCCGTCGTTGCACCAGCTGGCCAGGCGACTGAGACGCCCCGCGCCGGGCAACTGA